Proteins encoded in a region of the Rutidosis leptorrhynchoides isolate AG116_Rl617_1_P2 chromosome 9, CSIRO_AGI_Rlap_v1, whole genome shotgun sequence genome:
- the LOC139868960 gene encoding uncharacterized protein, translating into MTFTVGERVYLKVSLWKGVIRFDRRGKLAPRYIGLFRIRQVLNDQTVVLDLPPELAGIHDTFNICYIRKCKVDDESQILPLQDLKVDSSKKLVEEPVRIVDRKVTKLRKKQIPMIIGKYPRVRRESLP; encoded by the exons ATGACGTTTACTGTGGGTGAACGTGTGTATTTAAAAGTGTCATTGTGGAAGGGTGTAATTCGATTTGATAGACGAGGAAAACTAGCTCCGAGATACATTGGTCTTTTTAGAATTCGTCAAGTGCTGAACGATCAAACTGTAGTGTTAGATCTCCCTCCAGAGTTAGCAGGTATTCATGACACGTTTAACATCTGCtatattcgtaagtgtaaagtGGACGATGAAAGTCAAATTCTTCCGCTCCAAGATCTGAAAGTAGATTCaagtaagaaattggtggaagaaccAGTGAGGATCGTCGACAGAAAAGTAACTAAGTTACGCAAGAAGCAGATTCCAATG ataaTCGGTAAATACCCGCGTGTTAGACGGGAGAGCTTACCTTAA